From the Pseudomonas baltica genome, one window contains:
- a CDS encoding NEL-type E3 ubiquitin ligase domain-containing protein codes for MTDSNATSSTRQYDTLVSPLESADEPAWLRDAAPQERRQLLENQRSGRLARREATQAFVALHSLYHHHRTILTHSDAADITPRTLLALYQQQPLNIDYIDNLTRALDSSTLRSAKEHAYLATLREEFTRATLRGTLGKEGRTLLEWIIGAYHTGSPEFADQGPYLGTGVAVCAALQLHTDIVLADIILLGPDDDDAPCVAFVPGHPQHPLKQYPTRKHFFTSLRRDLLDSGFQQYFSRFIALAHQQQVLASWAGRQAVLDLPMAAKPLEQTLRSYAHSQMAARLLADARYLIPLDAPSAKALQALRPSYATLLQEHLLLGAGVGIGPGEEDEGRAPSDWLAPFRAVKLQDASGYRRWLPDLSNYRLSSADSPTGEPDAQGIYTAGEHKAIAINQAFYRIEKTAKGTWRLVHPSAGGVHLPALRHNGAGAWHHHLEQPQYWDRLALLRRLGPVSAGLADERLLELGRVSGVSNAELRQVYQLDKPVPALLLHVLQRARIQDKVSQIMALIAKGMPVPEGDQVSQLDAFYEAVAIRNGQQPRPHSRRVTRSGDSTPTPLPCDGNCIPPSLDFYLQWFARLSRAIVTHRYELAQLDTDHAVQELQRRYPLMPLSAARRMLHSSQGSVRALLTSESARLPLDFTEDARALEHDARLTRALEGFTVPWSINEDTFVLAVRLLEHCDGWQPGTALLLRSGDRFGTPLAELGETDVETTSVYLDDEEGWSTSTATQVVLAQDMTEYGFYRALLFALSERQRALLGVGLNEPERLHQRLREMALARPTRARLLLGLPVRRSWLTPPTIDAVQRSPANAEDDLFQREPSHLRLARLVTHQRLVIPIMSADRYINRLLTQNQPIAARIAQLEQERHQLDHALDAWLAQSSDETIRSHRAEMTHQLAYAWEAHIVGHEHSLHFDNVNIGLPSLPVPLTSVVSLLVMDITQLHNLPTMLLQLPNLRRLELINLPLTELPDALLSLRQLRALNLSRTALSSASLARLGTMGNLQTLILNDMRVRPFNWSARDMTRVTASGSLQTLTIQGSQTSFGPEVFAVLGRLTNLMTLNLGENNIVLSDADVTDLGTLQQLRSLDLSINPLSRMPNLSNLQHLEEVDLSHLEGTVNQWPEGLENLPRVVRADLRRVPITQVPEGAGRTRGLHMSTAHLSVVQRGRFDAEMLEAGNYVYDDDEDSGSQGSSEDEGPQVRDQNALRDAPRLFEGMSSDDRAQAMQLLVPGESSIAEFFSLLLRVDVSAPARRPEANMRARIQALVRGAFTADLRQALHEQARQAISCVDRDAVVFSQMENLLHADQALAKADDAAAGGELIALATSHWRVHRLKEHVTANITTWRLAGHSIDYSEIELYFRIALATRLGLRDQPTSQVFTSYTSWVTQDMLDTAYSAVLAPQAELLPDYLNEQPYWQRFLDSAHADRIGAINQWRDRLGEYLDAASGDEELPPQLSEMEREHLRQVLIGSGQLGRLDPLPQVLSLNSNQYRAAYEALARRVAQARLDLTHALLEPQPGPSSRH; via the coding sequence ATGACCGACAGCAACGCCACATCGTCCACCCGCCAATACGACACGCTGGTGTCGCCTCTCGAGTCCGCCGACGAGCCCGCCTGGCTGCGCGACGCCGCCCCTCAGGAGCGTCGCCAGTTGCTTGAAAACCAGCGCAGTGGCCGCCTGGCAAGGCGTGAAGCCACCCAGGCCTTCGTCGCGCTGCATAGCCTCTATCACCATCACCGCACCATCCTGACCCACAGCGACGCGGCAGACATCACCCCGCGGACGCTGCTGGCCCTTTACCAACAACAGCCGTTGAACATCGACTACATCGACAACCTGACCCGCGCGCTGGACAGCTCGACGCTGCGCAGCGCCAAGGAACATGCCTACCTGGCCACCCTGCGCGAGGAATTCACGCGAGCGACGCTTCGAGGCACGCTGGGCAAAGAGGGCCGGACCCTGCTGGAGTGGATCATCGGCGCATACCATACCGGCTCGCCAGAATTCGCCGACCAAGGCCCTTACCTCGGTACAGGCGTAGCGGTGTGCGCGGCGTTGCAATTGCACACCGACATCGTGCTGGCCGACATCATCCTGCTAGGCCCGGATGACGATGACGCGCCGTGTGTCGCCTTCGTGCCCGGCCATCCACAGCACCCGCTCAAACAGTACCCGACCCGCAAGCACTTCTTCACCAGCCTGCGCCGGGACCTGCTCGACAGCGGGTTCCAGCAGTATTTCAGCCGCTTCATTGCGCTGGCGCACCAGCAACAGGTATTGGCCAGTTGGGCCGGGCGCCAGGCTGTGCTTGATCTGCCGATGGCGGCCAAGCCACTGGAACAGACGCTGCGCAGCTACGCTCACAGCCAGATGGCGGCGCGGCTGCTCGCCGATGCCCGGTACCTGATCCCCCTCGACGCACCTTCGGCCAAGGCGCTGCAAGCGTTGCGCCCCAGCTATGCCACGCTTTTGCAGGAACATCTGCTGCTGGGTGCCGGGGTCGGTATCGGCCCTGGCGAAGAGGATGAAGGGCGCGCGCCCTCTGACTGGCTCGCGCCTTTCAGGGCAGTCAAGTTGCAGGACGCGAGCGGTTACCGGCGCTGGCTGCCAGACCTCAGCAACTACCGCCTGAGCAGCGCCGACAGCCCAACCGGCGAACCGGACGCGCAAGGCATCTATACCGCGGGCGAGCACAAGGCAATCGCGATCAACCAAGCGTTCTACCGCATCGAAAAGACCGCCAAAGGCACCTGGCGATTGGTGCACCCCAGTGCTGGCGGGGTTCATCTGCCGGCGCTACGGCACAATGGTGCGGGCGCCTGGCATCATCACCTCGAACAGCCGCAATACTGGGACCGCCTGGCCTTGCTGCGCCGCCTGGGGCCAGTCAGCGCGGGCTTGGCCGATGAACGCCTGCTGGAGCTGGGGCGGGTGAGCGGCGTCAGCAACGCCGAATTGCGCCAGGTCTATCAACTGGACAAGCCAGTGCCAGCGCTGCTGCTGCATGTGTTGCAACGTGCTCGTATTCAGGACAAGGTCAGCCAGATCATGGCCTTGATCGCCAAGGGCATGCCCGTGCCCGAAGGTGACCAAGTGTCCCAGTTGGACGCGTTCTATGAGGCAGTGGCGATCCGCAACGGCCAACAGCCTCGCCCCCATTCAAGACGCGTGACTCGCAGCGGCGACTCCACCCCCACGCCTCTGCCGTGCGATGGCAATTGCATACCTCCCTCTCTGGACTTCTACCTGCAATGGTTCGCGCGGCTGAGCCGGGCGATCGTCACCCATCGTTACGAGTTGGCCCAGCTGGACACCGATCATGCCGTGCAAGAGCTTCAGCGACGCTACCCACTCATGCCCCTGAGCGCCGCCCGACGCATGCTGCATTCCAGTCAGGGCAGCGTGCGCGCGCTGTTGACCTCGGAATCCGCGCGCCTGCCGCTGGACTTCACCGAAGACGCTCGAGCGCTGGAGCATGACGCAAGACTGACCCGTGCCCTGGAAGGGTTCACCGTGCCTTGGTCGATCAACGAGGACACCTTCGTGCTGGCGGTGCGCCTGCTGGAACACTGCGATGGCTGGCAACCCGGTACCGCCTTGTTGTTGCGTAGCGGCGATCGCTTCGGCACCCCGCTGGCCGAGCTTGGTGAAACCGATGTCGAGACTACCTCGGTGTACCTGGACGACGAGGAAGGCTGGAGCACCAGCACCGCGACGCAAGTGGTGCTGGCCCAGGACATGACAGAGTACGGTTTCTACCGTGCCCTGCTCTTCGCACTTTCCGAGCGCCAGCGAGCGCTGCTCGGTGTTGGCCTCAACGAGCCCGAGCGTCTGCACCAACGCCTGCGGGAGATGGCGCTGGCACGGCCGACACGGGCGCGACTGCTGCTGGGCCTGCCTGTACGGCGCAGTTGGTTGACGCCCCCCACGATCGATGCAGTGCAACGCAGCCCCGCCAACGCCGAGGATGATCTGTTCCAGCGTGAACCCTCCCACCTTCGACTGGCGCGCCTGGTCACTCACCAGCGTCTGGTGATCCCGATCATGAGCGCCGATCGCTACATCAATCGCCTGCTCACCCAGAATCAACCCATCGCTGCCCGCATCGCGCAACTGGAACAGGAACGCCATCAACTCGACCACGCGCTCGATGCCTGGCTCGCTCAAAGCAGTGACGAGACGATTCGTTCCCATCGCGCCGAGATGACACACCAACTGGCCTACGCCTGGGAGGCGCATATCGTCGGGCATGAGCACAGTCTGCATTTCGATAATGTCAACATCGGCCTGCCGTCCCTACCGGTGCCACTGACTTCAGTGGTTTCATTGCTGGTCATGGACATCACGCAGCTGCACAACCTGCCGACGATGCTGCTGCAACTGCCCAACCTGCGACGCCTGGAACTCATCAACCTGCCGCTGACCGAACTGCCCGACGCCTTGCTGAGCCTGCGCCAACTGCGCGCGCTCAATCTTTCGCGCACCGCGCTGTCCTCCGCAAGCCTGGCGCGGCTCGGCACCATGGGCAACCTGCAAACGCTCATTCTCAACGATATGCGCGTGCGCCCCTTCAACTGGAGCGCCAGAGACATGACCCGAGTCACGGCCAGCGGTTCGCTGCAGACCCTGACCATACAGGGCTCGCAGACCAGCTTCGGCCCCGAGGTGTTCGCTGTACTCGGTCGGCTGACCAACCTGATGACGCTGAACCTGGGTGAAAACAACATCGTCCTCAGCGACGCAGACGTGACAGACCTGGGCACGTTGCAGCAACTGCGCAGCCTCGACCTGTCCATCAACCCGCTGTCGCGAATGCCCAACCTGTCGAACCTGCAACATCTGGAAGAGGTCGATCTATCGCATTTGGAAGGGACCGTCAATCAGTGGCCCGAGGGGCTCGAGAACCTGCCGCGGGTGGTCAGGGCCGATCTGCGGCGCGTCCCCATCACCCAAGTGCCCGAAGGTGCCGGGCGCACCCGTGGCTTGCACATGTCCACTGCCCACTTGTCCGTGGTTCAGCGCGGGCGCTTCGACGCGGAGATGCTTGAGGCGGGCAACTATGTCTACGATGACGATGAGGATTCCGGCTCCCAAGGTTCCTCGGAAGACGAAGGACCACAGGTACGCGACCAGAACGCCCTGCGCGACGCCCCACGTTTGTTCGAGGGGATGTCCAGCGACGACCGGGCCCAGGCGATGCAGCTGCTGGTACCCGGCGAGTCGTCGATCGCCGAATTTTTCTCCCTGCTGTTGCGTGTCGATGTGTCCGCACCGGCGCGGCGACCCGAGGCGAACATGCGCGCACGGATCCAGGCACTGGTGCGCGGGGCTTTTACTGCCGACTTGCGCCAGGCCCTGCATGAACAGGCCCGCCAGGCGATCAGCTGCGTCGACCGCGATGCGGTGGTGTTCTCGCAGATGGAGAACCTGCTGCACGCCGACCAGGCCTTGGCCAAGGCCGACGATGCGGCGGCCGGCGGCGAATTGATCGCACTGGCGACCAGCCATTGGCGCGTGCACCGGCTCAAGGAGCATGTCACCGCCAACATCACCACCTGGCGCCTGGCGGGACACTCGATCGACTACAGCGAGATCGAACTGTATTTCCGCATCGCCCTGGCAACACGCCTGGGCCTGCGTGACCAGCCGACCTCTCAGGTTTTCACCAGCTACACCAGTTGGGTCACTCAGGACATGCTCGACACGGCGTACTCGGCCGTACTGGCGCCGCAAGCCGAGCTGCTGCCTGATTACCTCAATGAGCAACCTTACTGGCAGCGCTTTCTCGACTCGGCCCACGCGGACCGTATCGGAGCCATCAATCAGTGGCGAGATCGCCTCGGCGAGTATCTGGACGCGGCGAGTGGCGACGAAGAGTTGCCGCCGCAGTTGAGCGAGATGGAACGCGAGCACTTGCGCCAGGTGTTGATCGGCAGTGGCCAGCTCGGCCGGCTCGATCCGTTGCCGCAGGTGCTGAGCCTCAACAGCAATCAGTACCGCGCCGCCTATGAGGCCTTGGCCAGGCGGGTCGCCCAGGCCAGACTGGACCTGACCCACGCCTTGCTGGAGCCGCAACCCGGGCCATCCTCGCGTCACTGA
- a CDS encoding OmpA family protein: protein MRKQLMIPALLALSVGLAACSTQPNAELEQARTNFSGLQSNPKSSTLAALETKDASEWLDKADQAFRNKDDEKKVTQISYLANQRVEVAKETIALRSAEEELKNSAAKRAQAQLDNRDAQIKKLQQSLNAKQTDRGTLVTFGDVLFDLNKADLKSSGLVNVNQLAQFLQENPDRKVIVEGYTDSTGSAAYNQSLSERRAGSVRLALVKMGVDPSRVVSQGYGKEYPVADNNSASGRAMNRRVEVTISNDNQPVAPRSSMK, encoded by the coding sequence ATGCGCAAGCAATTGATGATCCCTGCCCTGCTGGCCCTGAGCGTCGGCCTGGCCGCCTGCTCCACGCAACCCAACGCCGAGCTAGAGCAAGCCCGCACCAACTTCTCCGGGCTGCAAAGCAACCCTAAATCCAGCACGTTGGCCGCCCTGGAAACCAAGGACGCCTCGGAGTGGCTGGACAAGGCTGACCAGGCCTTCCGCAACAAGGATGACGAGAAAAAGGTCACGCAGATCTCTTACCTCGCCAACCAGCGCGTAGAAGTGGCGAAAGAAACCATCGCCCTGCGCTCGGCTGAAGAAGAGCTGAAAAACTCTGCCGCCAAGCGTGCTCAGGCGCAACTGGACAACCGCGATGCGCAGATCAAGAAGCTGCAGCAAAGCCTGAATGCCAAGCAGACTGACCGCGGCACCCTGGTGACCTTCGGTGATGTGCTGTTCGACCTGAACAAAGCCGATCTGAAATCGAGCGGTCTGGTCAACGTCAACCAACTTGCCCAGTTCCTGCAAGAAAATCCCGATCGCAAAGTGATTGTCGAAGGTTATACCGACAGCACCGGTTCCGCCGCCTACAACCAAAGTCTGTCCGAGCGTCGTGCCGGTTCCGTGCGCCTGGCGCTGGTGAAGATGGGCGTCGACCCATCTCGCGTAGTGTCGCAGGGCTATGGCAAGGAGTACCCGGTAGCGGACAACAACAGCGCTTCGGGCCGTGCCATGAACCGTCGTGTGGAAGTGACCATTTCCAACGACAACCAGCCAGTTGCGCCACGCTCTTCGATGAAGTGA
- a CDS encoding DUF4398 domain-containing protein, with product MELKIMKTRPAVTAFPQLRGLKLAALALGSSLILAGCAGNPPTEQYALAQSAVNSAVSAGGTEYAAVETKSAQDKFKQAELAMHDENYEQAKVYAEQAEWDARVAERKAQAVKAQKAVQDANQGVQDIRKEGQYNLQQPAQ from the coding sequence ATGGAGTTGAAAATCATGAAGACCCGTCCTGCCGTCACTGCTTTTCCTCAACTGCGCGGGCTCAAGCTGGCTGCCCTGGCGCTGGGTTCGAGCTTGATCCTGGCCGGTTGCGCCGGTAACCCGCCCACCGAGCAATACGCGCTGGCACAATCAGCGGTCAACAGCGCAGTCAGCGCTGGCGGCACTGAATACGCCGCGGTAGAAACCAAGTCCGCCCAGGACAAGTTCAAGCAGGCCGAACTGGCCATGCACGATGAAAACTACGAACAGGCCAAGGTTTACGCCGAACAGGCCGAATGGGATGCCCGCGTCGCCGAGCGCAAGGCCCAGGCCGTGAAAGCTCAGAAAGCCGTTCAGGATGCCAATCAGGGCGTACAGGACATCCGCAAGGAAGGTCAGTACAACCTCCAGCAGCCCGCTCAGTAA
- the ppc gene encoding phosphoenolpyruvate carboxylase gives MTDIDARLREDVHLLGELLGNTVREQYGDEFLQKIERIRHGAKADRRATGDDGAEQLSSSLKDLGEDELLPVARAFNQFLNLANIAEQYQLIHRRDADQPAPFESRVLPELLERLKASGHSAESLARQLGKLQIELVLTAHPTEVARRTLIQKYDAIAAQLAAQDHRDLIPAEREHIKQRLQRLIAEAWHTEEIRRTRPTPVDEAKWGFAVIEHSLWHAIPNYLRKADHDLHAATGLRLPLEAAPVRFASWMGGDRDGNPNVTAAVTREVLLLARWMAADLFLRDVDQLAAELSMQQASPALRAVAGDTAEPYRAVLKQLRERLRATRNWAHASLVQTQPAGAEVLDNNRDLLEPLQLCFQSLHECGMGVIADGPLLDCLRRAVTFGLFLVRLDVRQDSSRHTGAMSEITDYLGLGRYADWDEDARIAFLLRELASRRPLLPGHFKASADTAEVLATCREVAAAPAASLGSYVISMAGAASDVLAVQLLLKEAGLLRPMRVVPLFETLADLDNAGPVIEQLLLLPGYRSRLHGPQEVMIGYSDSAKDAGTTAAAWAQYRAQETLVQICQEQQVELLLFHGRGGTVGRGGGPAHAAILSQPPGSVAGRFRTTEQGEMIRFKFGLPAIAEQNLNLYLAAVLEATLLPPPMPEPAWRTVMDQMAADGVKAYRAVVRENPQFVEYFRQSTPEQELGRLPLGSRPAKRRQGGIESLRAIPWIFGWTQTRLMLPAWLGWEAALENALARGEGERLAQMREHWPFFRTRIDMLEMVLAKADMDIARLYDERLVSAELLPLGVQLRDLLSQCCAVVLGLTGQAELLAHSPETLEFISLRNTYLDPLHQLQAELLARSREREASLDSPLEQALLVTVAGIAAGLRNTG, from the coding sequence ATGACCGATATCGATGCCCGCTTGCGCGAGGACGTGCACCTGCTCGGCGAACTGCTGGGCAATACCGTACGCGAACAGTACGGCGATGAATTCCTGCAGAAGATCGAGCGCATACGCCATGGTGCCAAGGCTGATCGGCGGGCCACCGGAGACGATGGTGCCGAGCAGCTGAGTTCCAGCCTCAAGGATCTTGGCGAAGACGAACTGCTGCCGGTGGCTCGTGCGTTCAACCAGTTTCTCAACCTGGCCAATATCGCCGAACAGTATCAACTGATTCACCGCCGCGACGCGGACCAGCCCGCGCCGTTTGAATCACGGGTACTGCCGGAGCTGCTCGAACGCCTCAAGGCCAGTGGGCACAGCGCCGAATCCCTCGCCCGGCAACTGGGCAAGCTGCAGATCGAGCTGGTGCTCACCGCGCACCCGACCGAGGTGGCGCGCCGCACGCTGATCCAGAAATACGACGCCATCGCCGCGCAACTGGCGGCCCAGGACCACCGCGACCTGATCCCGGCCGAACGCGAGCACATCAAGCAACGCCTGCAACGGCTGATTGCCGAGGCCTGGCATACCGAAGAAATTCGCCGTACCCGGCCCACGCCCGTGGACGAGGCCAAGTGGGGCTTCGCGGTGATCGAGCATTCGCTCTGGCACGCCATCCCCAACTACCTGCGCAAGGCCGATCATGATTTGCATGCCGCCACGGGTCTGCGTCTGCCGCTGGAGGCGGCGCCGGTGCGCTTCGCCTCGTGGATGGGCGGCGACCGTGACGGCAACCCCAATGTGACGGCCGCCGTGACGCGTGAAGTGTTGCTGCTGGCGCGCTGGATGGCCGCCGACCTGTTTTTGCGCGATGTCGATCAACTGGCCGCCGAGCTGTCGATGCAACAGGCCAGCCCGGCGTTGCGCGCGGTAGCAGGCGACACCGCCGAGCCCTACCGGGCGGTGCTCAAGCAGCTGCGCGAGCGCTTGCGGGCGACGCGCAACTGGGCTCATGCCTCGCTGGTGCAGACCCAGCCGGCGGGCGCTGAGGTGCTGGACAACAATCGTGATCTGCTCGAGCCGCTGCAATTGTGTTTCCAGTCGTTGCATGAATGCGGCATGGGCGTGATCGCCGATGGCCCGCTGCTCGATTGCCTGCGTCGCGCCGTAACCTTCGGGCTGTTTCTGGTGCGCCTCGACGTGCGCCAGGATTCCTCGCGGCACACCGGGGCCATGAGTGAAATCACCGATTACCTGGGGCTAGGCCGTTACGCCGATTGGGACGAAGACGCCCGCATCGCCTTTTTGCTGCGCGAACTGGCCAGTCGGCGCCCGTTGTTGCCGGGGCATTTCAAGGCCAGTGCAGACACCGCTGAAGTCCTCGCGACGTGCCGAGAAGTCGCTGCAGCGCCAGCGGCGTCGCTGGGCTCTTACGTGATCTCCATGGCCGGCGCGGCTTCCGACGTACTGGCGGTGCAGCTCTTGCTCAAGGAGGCCGGGCTGTTGCGCCCCATGCGCGTGGTGCCACTGTTCGAAACCCTCGCGGACCTGGACAACGCCGGCCCGGTGATCGAGCAGTTATTGCTGTTGCCAGGCTACCGCAGCCGTTTGCATGGCCCGCAGGAAGTGATGATCGGCTATTCCGATTCGGCCAAGGATGCCGGCACCACGGCGGCGGCCTGGGCGCAGTATCGAGCGCAGGAAACACTCGTGCAGATCTGCCAGGAGCAGCAGGTCGAGTTGCTGCTGTTTCACGGCCGCGGCGGCACGGTCGGGCGCGGTGGCGGCCCGGCGCACGCGGCCATTTTGTCGCAACCGCCGGGCTCGGTGGCCGGACGTTTCCGTACTACCGAGCAAGGGGAAATGATTCGTTTCAAATTCGGTCTGCCGGCCATCGCCGAGCAAAACCTCAATCTCTACCTGGCGGCGGTCCTGGAAGCGACCCTGTTGCCGCCGCCGATGCCGGAGCCTGCCTGGCGCACGGTGATGGACCAGATGGCCGCCGACGGGGTCAAGGCCTACCGCGCGGTGGTGCGCGAAAACCCGCAATTCGTCGAGTACTTTCGCCAGTCGACTCCTGAGCAGGAGCTGGGGCGTCTGCCGCTGGGCAGCCGCCCGGCCAAGCGCCGCCAGGGCGGGATCGAAAGCCTGCGGGCCATTCCGTGGATTTTCGGCTGGACCCAGACGCGCCTGATGCTGCCGGCCTGGCTGGGCTGGGAGGCGGCGCTCGAAAACGCTCTGGCGCGGGGCGAGGGCGAGCGTTTAGCGCAGATGCGCGAGCACTGGCCGTTCTTCCGCACGCGCATCGACATGCTCGAGATGGTCCTGGCCAAGGCCGACATGGACATCGCCCGGCTTTACGACGAGCGACTGGTGAGCGCCGAGCTGCTGCCGCTGGGTGTGCAGCTACGCGACCTATTGTCGCAGTGCTGCGCGGTGGTGCTGGGCCTGACCGGGCAGGCCGAGCTGCTCGCCCACAGCCCCGAAACCCTGGAGTTCATCAGCTTGCGCAACACCTACCTGGACCCGCTGCACCAGTTGCAGGCCGAGTTGCTGGCCCGTTCCCGGGAGCGTGAGGCGTCCCTCGACAGCCCGCTGGAACAGGCGCTGCTGGTCACCGTGGCAGGTATCGCTGCCGGCTTGCGCAATACGGGATGA
- the adk gene encoding adenylate kinase — MRVILLGAPGAGKGTQAKFITEKFGIPQISTGDMLRAAVKAGTELGIKAKSVMDSGGLVSDDLIIALVQERIAQADCANGFLFDGFPRTIPQADALVNAGVTLDHVVEIAVDDEAIVQRIAGRRVHEASGRVYHVVYNPPKVEGKDDATGDELVQRKDDTEDTVRHRLSVYHSQTEPLIKFYQELSADKGKPKFTHIEGVGSVDDITAKVLAALS; from the coding sequence ATGCGCGTGATTCTGCTGGGAGCTCCCGGGGCCGGCAAAGGTACTCAGGCAAAGTTCATCACCGAGAAATTCGGTATTCCCCAGATCTCCACCGGGGACATGCTGCGCGCAGCCGTCAAAGCCGGCACCGAGCTGGGCATCAAGGCCAAAAGCGTGATGGACAGCGGCGGCCTGGTGTCCGACGATCTGATCATCGCTCTGGTCCAGGAGCGCATCGCTCAGGCTGACTGCGCCAATGGCTTCCTGTTCGACGGTTTCCCGCGCACCATTCCTCAGGCCGACGCCTTGGTGAACGCTGGTGTGACCCTGGATCACGTGGTCGAGATCGCCGTCGATGACGAAGCCATCGTTCAGCGTATCGCTGGCCGTCGCGTGCACGAGGCTTCGGGTCGGGTCTACCACGTGGTCTACAACCCGCCGAAGGTCGAAGGCAAGGACGACGCCACTGGCGACGAACTGGTCCAGCGCAAGGACGACACCGAAGACACCGTGCGCCATCGTCTGTCGGTCTACCATTCGCAGACCGAGCCGCTGATCAAGTTCTATCAGGAACTGTCTGCCGACAAGGGCAAGCCCAAGTTCACCCACATCGAAGGCGTGGGCTCGGTCGACGACATCACCGCCAAGGTGCTGGCCGCGCTGAGCTGA
- the tsaB gene encoding tRNA (adenosine(37)-N6)-threonylcarbamoyltransferase complex dimerization subunit type 1 TsaB: MTTLLALDTATEACSVAVLHDGKVLSHYEVIPRLHAQKLLPMIKQIMADIGAPLSAIDAIAFGRGPGAFTGVRIAIGVVQGLAFGLDRPVLPVSNLAVLAQGALRVQGAAQVAAAIDARMDEVYWGCYAAVEGEMRLQGEEAVLAPEQVALPDAASGHWFGAGTGWGYAERLAVKPDAFDAGALPHAQDLLTLARFAWARGEAVPADLAQPVYLRDKVATPKAR; this comes from the coding sequence ATGACCACCTTGTTGGCCCTGGATACCGCCACCGAAGCCTGTTCCGTTGCCGTGTTGCATGATGGCAAGGTGCTGAGCCATTACGAAGTGATCCCGCGTCTGCATGCCCAGAAGCTGCTACCGATGATCAAGCAGATCATGGCCGACATCGGCGCGCCGCTGTCGGCCATCGATGCGATCGCCTTTGGTCGTGGCCCTGGGGCTTTCACCGGGGTGCGTATCGCCATCGGCGTGGTGCAGGGCCTGGCATTCGGGCTCGATCGCCCAGTATTGCCGGTGTCCAACCTGGCGGTGCTGGCCCAAGGTGCCCTTCGGGTACAAGGCGCAGCGCAAGTGGCAGCTGCCATCGATGCCCGCATGGACGAGGTGTACTGGGGTTGCTACGCGGCAGTCGAAGGTGAAATGCGCCTGCAGGGCGAAGAGGCGGTGCTCGCCCCTGAGCAGGTGGCGTTGCCCGATGCCGCCAGTGGCCATTGGTTCGGTGCGGGCACCGGGTGGGGCTATGCCGAGCGGCTGGCAGTCAAGCCCGACGCATTCGATGCCGGCGCCTTGCCCCATGCTCAGGACTTGCTGACCTTGGCGCGTTTCGCCTGGGCGCGCGGCGAGGCAGTGCCGGCCGATCTGGCGCAGCCGGTATATCTGCGTGACAAGGTGGCGACGCCAAAGGCGCGTTGA
- a CDS encoding DUF72 domain-containing protein → MSLPPLPYFIGCPSWSENAWREYLYPQDAKASDYLSLYAQVFNAVEGNTTFYARPAESTVARWAQCMPAHFRFTAKFPRDISHGGDLREQIANAETFKQLLKPLGERVAPLWLQLPATFGPDQLGALAMFLDELQGAVAVEVRHRAFFAKGDEERLLNHLLADRGVERICLDPRALFSCESRDPAVLHAQSKKPRVPPRPAAFSQHPQVRFIGHPQLEANEQFLTPWVEKIAAWIEEGRAPYIFLHTSDNVLAPALAQRFHARLMERLPGLPALSVIDRAPPVEQLGLL, encoded by the coding sequence TTGAGCCTGCCGCCGCTTCCCTACTTCATCGGTTGCCCGTCCTGGAGTGAAAACGCCTGGCGCGAATACCTGTACCCACAGGATGCCAAGGCGAGTGACTACCTCAGTCTTTATGCGCAGGTATTCAATGCGGTCGAAGGCAATACCACTTTTTACGCGCGCCCTGCCGAGTCTACCGTGGCCCGGTGGGCACAGTGCATGCCGGCGCATTTCCGTTTTACCGCCAAGTTTCCCCGGGACATCAGCCACGGGGGCGACTTGCGCGAACAGATTGCCAATGCCGAGACCTTCAAGCAGTTGCTCAAGCCCTTGGGTGAAAGGGTCGCCCCCTTGTGGTTGCAGCTTCCTGCGACCTTCGGCCCCGATCAGCTCGGTGCCTTGGCGATGTTCCTCGACGAGTTGCAGGGTGCCGTTGCTGTAGAGGTTCGCCATCGCGCATTCTTTGCCAAGGGTGATGAAGAGCGTCTGCTCAATCACCTGCTCGCCGACCGAGGTGTCGAGCGCATTTGCCTCGATCCGCGGGCGCTGTTCAGCTGTGAATCCCGCGACCCCGCCGTGCTGCACGCGCAATCGAAAAAGCCCCGGGTACCGCCGCGACCTGCTGCATTCAGTCAGCATCCACAGGTGCGCTTTATCGGCCATCCGCAATTAGAGGCCAACGAGCAATTCTTGACGCCGTGGGTGGAAAAGATAGCCGCCTGGATCGAAGAGGGACGGGCGCCGTATATCTTCCTGCACACCTCGGACAATGTGCTGGCGCCGGCATTGGCCCAGCGTTTTCACGC